Proteins encoded within one genomic window of Sorex araneus isolate mSorAra2 chromosome 9, mSorAra2.pri, whole genome shotgun sequence:
- the HPD gene encoding 4-hydroxyphenylpyruvate dioxygenase: MTSYTDKGQKPERGRFLHFHSVTFWVGNAKQAASFYCSKMGFEPLAYKGLETGSREVVSHVVRQGKIVFVLCSALNPWNREMGDHLVKHGDGVKDIAFEVEDCDYIVQKARERGAKIVREPWVEEDKFGKVKFAVLQTYGDTTHTLVEKINYTGRFLPGFEAPTFMDPLLSKLPICNLEVIDHIVGNQPDQEMLSASDWYLKNLQFHRFWSVDDTQVHTEYSSLRSIVVANYEESIKMPINEPAPGKKKSQIQEYVDYNGGAGVQHIALKTQDIIKAIRHLRERGMEFLAVPSTYYKQLRERLKTAKIRVKESIDVLEELKILVDYDEKGYLLQIFTKPMQDRPTLFLEVIQRNNHQGFGAGNFNSLFKAFEEEQDLRGNLTDMETNGVRGM, from the exons ATG acTTCCTACACGGACAAGGGCCAGAAG CCCGAGAGAGGCCGATTCCTCCACTTCCACTCTGTCACCTTCTGGGTTGGCAATGCCAAGCAG GCCGCCTCCTTCTACTGCAGCAAGATGGGCTTCGAGCCCCTGGCCTACAAGGGCCTGGAGACCGGGTCCCGGGAGGTGGTCAGCCACGTGGTCAGGCAGGGGAAG ATCGTGTTtgtcctctgctctgccctcAACCCCTGGAACAGag AGATGGGCGACCACCTGGTGAAGCACGGGGACGGCGTGAAGGACATCGCCTTCGAGGTCGAGGACTGTGACTACATCGTGCAG aAAGCGCGGGAACGGGGCGCCAAGATCGTGCGGGagccctgggtggaggaggacaaGTTCGGGAAGGTGAAGTTCGCCGTGCTGCAGACG TACGGGGACACGACACACACCCTGGTGGAGAAGATCAACTACACTGGCCGCTTCCTGCCCGGCTTCGAGGCCCCGACGTTCATGGACCCCCTCCTGTCCAAGCT GCCCATCTGCAACCTGGAGGTGATCGACCACATCGTGGGGAACCAGCCGGACCAGGAGATGCTGTCTGCCTCCGACTG GTACCTCAAGAACCTGCAGTTCCACCGCTTCTGGTCAGTGGACGACACGCAGGTGCACACGGAGTACAGCTCCCTGCGCTCCATCGTGGTGGCCAACTACGAGGAGTCCATCAAGATGCCCATCAACGAGCCGGCTCCCGGCAAGAAGAAGTCCCAGATCCAG gAGTACGTGGACTACAACGGCGGGGCCGGGGTGCAGCACATCGCGCTCAAGACCCAGGACATCATCAAGGCG atccgTCACCTGAGAGAGCGGGGCATGGAGTTCCTGGCGGTGCCGTCCACCTACTACAAACAGCTCCGGGAAAGGCTCAAGACGGCCAAGATCCGCGTGAAGGAGAGCATTGATGTCCTGGAG GAGCTGAAGATCCTGGTGGACTACGACGAGAAGGGCTACCTGCTGCAGATCTTCACCAAGCCCATGCAGGACCGGCCCACGCTCTTCCTGGAGGTCATCCAGCGCAACAACCACCAG GGCTTCGGGGCCGGCAACTTCAACTCGCTGTTCAAGGCTTTCGAGGAGGAGCAGGATCTGCGCGGCAACCTCACCGACATGGAGACCAACGGGGTGCGCGGCATGTAG